Sequence from the Acidimicrobiia bacterium genome:
CGCAACTCGTCTCGAACCCGAGCACCGTAGGACCGCTCATCCCACTTCCTCCCGCAGCCGGTCGAGGCGGCGCCGGAACGGCGCTTCGTCTGCATCGACCGCCCACATCACCAGGGCGTCCTCGTCCCGGTAGTAGTTGGGCCGTAACCCCACCGAGGCGAACCCCACTTTGCGGTACATGCCCAGAGCAGCATCGTTGGTGATCCGCACTTCCAGCGTCAGATGCCGGGCTCCCCGTTCCACAGCGATGTCGATCAGCGCCAGCATCAGCCTGGTCCCGATCTTGCGGCGAGTGTGCCCGGGGTCGACTGCGATCGTCATGATGTGGGCCTCCTCGTCGAGGTCCATCACGCCCCCATACCCGACGATCGACCCGCGCTCCTCTGCGACCACATAAGAGCGATTGTCCAGCGCCAACTCCTCCAGGAACGTGGCAGGCGACCACGGGTCCCGGAAGGCTCGCGCCTCGAGGACGGCGACTGCCGGGATGTCGGCATCCGTCATCTGCCGCACGGTCGCGACCGCTACTTCCACGGTCCCTCCGATCGGAAATCTGACCAGTTGATCGCCACGTCGGGCTCTCGAAGGTACATCGGCCGCACCTCATCCGGATGAGGCAGCGCCGCCCTGGCCACCCGTCCCCGGGCCACCTCGATCACCGCCTCGGCCGACGGGAAGCGGGGCCGTCCGGTACGCACCGCGTGAAGCCCGACCAGGGTTCCCTCGGGCAACGCCTTCCAATCGCCGACGACGAGCACGTCACTCGGATCGCTGACGAGCATCTCCCGAAATGCTTCGGGGCGACACAGCTCGGTCGGCCCGTCGCGGACCACTCCTCCCCGGACCGGCCGGTACGGGGCGACTGCCACCTCCTTGCGCCGCACATCCACCACCGCCCAGATACGGCGATGGGCGGTGGCGGCCCGCAGGGCGATGGCGTCGAGCGAAGTGACCGGCACGATCGGGGCGCCGACGGCGCCGGCGATCGCCTGCGCCGTCGCCAGGCCGGTGCGGATCCCGCTGAAGAGCCCGGGGCCGACATCCACGGCGATGGCGTCGAGTTGCTTGGGCTCCCAACCCGCCTGCGAGAAGCAGAACTCCAAAGCAGGCACGAGAAACGAGACATGGCCCCGGGGATCGAGCCGCCGCGACGATGCGATGACCCCCTCGGGGGTGCCGAGTGCCACCGAGGAGGCGGCCGTCGACGTCTCGATGGCGAGGATCCTCATCCGGTCACCTCCGCCAGCGGGCGCCGCGACCACGAACCCCGGGGGATCAACTGGAGGGCTCGCCCCCCGTCTGAGCCCGCCTCGATCCGAACGAGGAGGTAATCCTCTCCGAACGACTGCTCGGCGGCCTGTCCCCATTCGACCACCAAAACCCCATCGGCCGCCTCCGAGTCCAGGTCCAGGTCGTCGATCTCAGCGGACGATCCGAGGCGGTAGAGATCGACATGGACCATGGGCATCAGCCCCCGATACCGCCGTACCAGCACGAACGTCGGGCTCACTACGACGTGATCGAGGCCAAGGCCCTCGCCGATTCCCGCGGCGAACACCGTCTTCCCGGCGCCCAGATCGCCGGCGAGCAGGACGACATCACCGGATCGCAGCAGGCTGGCAAGACGACGGCCCACCCCGCGAGTGTCGGCAGGCGTGGGACAGTGGATCTCGATCATGATCCGAACAACCCCAATTGCTCCGCGGCCGGCTCGGCCGCGGGCGGCTCGGCGGCACGTGCGAGCAGACCCCGAACGAGTGCAAAGTCCTCACGCATCTGCGCCAACACGTTTTCTCCTCCGCGGAGGGCGGCAGCGGGATGAAAGGTCGGAACCAGTTGCCGGTTCCACCAGGGGAAGGTCTGCCCGCGCAGTTTGGTGATCCCGACATCCCGCTTCAAGAGCAGCTTGGTGGCGAAGTTGCCCAGGGTCACCACCACGGCCGGATCCACCAGTTCGATCTGCCCCCGGAGGTACCCCTTGCACTCCTCGATCTCCTCCGGCTTGGGGTCCCGGTTGCCCGGAGGCCGACACTTGAGGACGTTGGCGATGTACACCTCGTCGCGTTCCAACCCGATCTCCCCCAGCAGCCGGTCGAGCAGCTTGCCGGCTGCACCGACGAACGGCACGCCCTGCTGATCCTCGTGGAAGCCGGGCGCCTCCCCCACGAACATCAGGTCGGCGTCGGGCGAACCGGCGCCGAAGACGACAGTGGTCCGGGTCTGCGAGAGCGGGCACCGAACGCACGAGGCTGCCACCTCTGCGAGTTGGAGTAGTTCTGCCGTCACCTCTCGTCTCCCATCGCCGGCACGCGGGTGAGCGTCATCCGACGTACCGGCGCGGCAACCGCGGGCCGAATCCGCACACGACCTCCCAGTTGATCGTGCCGAGCCAATCGGCCCACTGGTCGGCGGTGATCTCGGCATCGCCCTGACGCCCGAGGAGAACCACCTCGTCGCCGATGTCGACCGGGTAGTCGCCCACGTCGACCAGGGCCTGGTCCATGGTGATGTTCCCGGCGAAGGGATGGAACCGTCCCCCGATCAGCGCCCCGCCTACAAGTGAGAGGCGACGAGCGACCCCGTCGGCGTAGCCGATGGGAACCGTCACCACGGTCGACTCCTGCGGAAGTGGCCGCCGCCGGCCATAGGAGGGACGCGTGCCGGCGGGGTGACGGCGGGAGTAGACCACCCGACTCACCACCGACATCGCCGGACGGAGATCGATCTCGGGCGCAAACCCCGGTGCGGGCCGGAGCCCGTAGGTGCCGATCCCGACGCGCACCATGTCGAACCTGGCTCCGACATCGACCATCGCGGACGCGGTGTTGGCGGCATGCACCATCTCTGGCTTCACCCCGACACCGGCCAGGTCTTCGATGAACCGCTGGAGCAGCACCACCTGGTGTCGGGTGAACTCCTGATCCTCCTCCGAAACCGGGAAATGAGTCCACACCGCCTCGAGGCGAAGGGGGCTGCGATCGACTTCTACGGCGAGTTCTCGAGCGGCATCGGGTGGAGCGCCGACCCGGTGCATCCCGGTGTCCACCTTCACGTGGACCGGGAACCCTTCGGGAGCGGCCGCGGCCAGGGCTGCGAGGAACGACCGCCGGTACACGGTGGGAGTGAGCCGCCAGTCGACGATGTCCTTGGCGTCGTCGGTCACGGGTTCGGAGAGCACCAGGATCGGGGCTTCGATCCCCGCCTCCCGCAGGCCGATACCCTCGGAGACGAGGGCCACCGCCAGCCACTCGGCCCCAGCATCGAGGGCGGCCTCGGCCACCGGAACATCACCGTGCCCATACCCGTCGGCCTTGACCACCGCGCAGTAGCGCGCCGGTCGCGCGGCCTGCGCGATCGCCCGGACGTTGTGACGGATCGCATCGAGATCGACCTCGACCCACGACGGCCTCACTATCCGAACCTCCCGATCTCGGCGAGCAGACGCGTGGCGGTGACGGTAGTGACCGGGGCGAGCGACGCCCCCGCCCGTCCATGAAGATGGGCCGCTGTCCGCGCCGCGGTCTCGGGGCCGAGCCCGCGGGCGATGGCGGCGGCGATCATGCCCGTGAGCACGTCGCCGGTGCCGATCGACGCCAGCTCGGGGCCTCCAGAAGTGATCACCCACCGCTCCTCGCCCATGACGAACGTCGGCGACCCCTTGAGCAGCACCACCGCCCCGGTCTTCTGGGCCAGCGCGTGCGCCTGCCGGGGACCGGCGGGGTCGCCCGTAAGCCGCCCGAACTCGCCGGCATGCGGGGTGAGCACCGTGGGCGCGGTGCGGGCGGCGATGTCGTCCATCGAAGCAGCGGTGATCGCGTCCGCATCGAGGACGAGGGGGCGATCCCAGCGGCGGAGGATCGCCGCCACGAAGCTCTCCCCGTCCGGCCCGAGGCCGGGGCCCAGCGCCATGACATCGAACCGATCGGCCGCGGCGAGCACGGCATCGGGCTCGCCGTGCCGCTCACCGGCGCCCACCCCGGCGGTGAGCAAACCCGGGTCCATCGCCGCCGCCTGGCCCTGCAGGCCACCGGGAACGATCACCGACACTGCTCCCGCCCCGAACTCCAGCGCGGCCCGACCGGCGATCACCGCCGCCCCGACCATTCCCGGCGAGGCGCCCACCACGGCCACCGACCCCGCCGACCACTTGTGGGCGTTTGAAGGCCGTACCGGGAGCACCGCGTCATCGTCCTCGCACTCCATCCACTCGGCGTGCTCCCCGGAAAGCCCAATGTCGACCACCTCGACCTGGCCGGAGAGATCCCGGCCCCGTCCCACCAGGTGCCCGGTCTTGAGCGCGTGGAACGTGACCGTACGGGCGGCCCGGAAGGCGGCACCGGAAACGGACCCGTCGCCGGCATCGAGGCCGCTGGGGAGGTCCACGGCCAGCACCGGGGCAGGATGCTCGGTCCACGGGACCGCCCGCTCGGGAAGCGAGCCATGAAAACCCGCCCCGAACAGTGCGTCGATCAACAGGTCGCCCGGCTCCAGAGCGCCCAGGTCGACCACCCTGACACCCGACCGGACCGCCCGCATCGCCGCCACCCGGTTGGGTGAGGAGTCGCCCTTTGGGTACCCGAGCGACCTGACCACGACATCGGCGCCGCGGGATTTCAGGATGCGAGCGGCCACGTAACCGTCCCCGCCGTTGTTGCCGGGACCGGCGAGGACGATCACACGGGTTCCATAACCCGCCCCCATCCGGATCGCGGCCAGGGCCACCCCGAGCCCGGCACGCTCCATCAAGTTTCCGACCGGGACCTCGGAAGCCGCATCGAGCCGGGCGGATTCCTCCGCGGTGATGACGGGGCGCATGGGCGGATGGTACGAGCAGTGCCGACCCTGGGGGCGCCCAGGGAACCGTGGCGACACCACCCGTCGTCCAACTGGCATGAACCCACGCGTGATCACCGCCGTCCTCTTGTTCTCGCTGCTCGCCGCTGCCTGCGGTGGAGACCGGGACGCCGGTGGCGAGCCCGTCGACATCACCACCTGGCAATTGAGAT
This genomic interval carries:
- the rimI gene encoding ribosomal protein S18-alanine N-acetyltransferase, which codes for MEVAVATVRQMTDADIPAVAVLEARAFRDPWSPATFLEELALDNRSYVVAEERGSIVGYGGVMDLDEEAHIMTIAVDPGHTRRKIGTRLMLALIDIAVERGARHLTLEVRITNDAALGMYRKVGFASVGLRPNYYRDEDALVMWAVDADEAPFRRRLDRLREEVG
- the tsaB gene encoding tRNA (adenosine(37)-N6)-threonylcarbamoyltransferase complex dimerization subunit type 1 TsaB gives rise to the protein MRILAIETSTAASSVALGTPEGVIASSRRLDPRGHVSFLVPALEFCFSQAGWEPKQLDAIAVDVGPGLFSGIRTGLATAQAIAGAVGAPIVPVTSLDAIALRAATAHRRIWAVVDVRRKEVAVAPYRPVRGGVVRDGPTELCRPEAFREMLVSDPSDVLVVGDWKALPEGTLVGLHAVRTGRPRFPSAEAVIEVARGRVARAALPHPDEVRPMYLREPDVAINWSDFRSEGPWK
- the tsaE gene encoding tRNA (adenosine(37)-N6)-threonylcarbamoyltransferase complex ATPase subunit type 1 TsaE, whose translation is MIEIHCPTPADTRGVGRRLASLLRSGDVVLLAGDLGAGKTVFAAGIGEGLGLDHVVVSPTFVLVRRYRGLMPMVHVDLYRLGSSAEIDDLDLDSEAADGVLVVEWGQAAEQSFGEDYLLVRIEAGSDGGRALQLIPRGSWSRRPLAEVTG
- a CDS encoding uracil-DNA glycosylase; translated protein: MTAELLQLAEVAASCVRCPLSQTRTTVVFGAGSPDADLMFVGEAPGFHEDQQGVPFVGAAGKLLDRLLGEIGLERDEVYIANVLKCRPPGNRDPKPEEIEECKGYLRGQIELVDPAVVVTLGNFATKLLLKRDVGITKLRGQTFPWWNRQLVPTFHPAAALRGGENVLAQMREDFALVRGLLARAAEPPAAEPAAEQLGLFGS
- the alr gene encoding alanine racemase yields the protein MRPSWVEVDLDAIRHNVRAIAQAARPARYCAVVKADGYGHGDVPVAEAALDAGAEWLAVALVSEGIGLREAGIEAPILVLSEPVTDDAKDIVDWRLTPTVYRRSFLAALAAAAPEGFPVHVKVDTGMHRVGAPPDAARELAVEVDRSPLRLEAVWTHFPVSEEDQEFTRHQVVLLQRFIEDLAGVGVKPEMVHAANTASAMVDVGARFDMVRVGIGTYGLRPAPGFAPEIDLRPAMSVVSRVVYSRRHPAGTRPSYGRRRPLPQESTVVTVPIGYADGVARRLSLVGGALIGGRFHPFAGNITMDQALVDVGDYPVDIGDEVVLLGRQGDAEITADQWADWLGTINWEVVCGFGPRLPRRYVG
- a CDS encoding NAD(P)H-hydrate dehydratase, giving the protein MRPVITAEESARLDAASEVPVGNLMERAGLGVALAAIRMGAGYGTRVIVLAGPGNNGGDGYVAARILKSRGADVVVRSLGYPKGDSSPNRVAAMRAVRSGVRVVDLGALEPGDLLIDALFGAGFHGSLPERAVPWTEHPAPVLAVDLPSGLDAGDGSVSGAAFRAARTVTFHALKTGHLVGRGRDLSGQVEVVDIGLSGEHAEWMECEDDDAVLPVRPSNAHKWSAGSVAVVGASPGMVGAAVIAGRAALEFGAGAVSVIVPGGLQGQAAAMDPGLLTAGVGAGERHGEPDAVLAAADRFDVMALGPGLGPDGESFVAAILRRWDRPLVLDADAITAASMDDIAARTAPTVLTPHAGEFGRLTGDPAGPRQAHALAQKTGAVVLLKGSPTFVMGEERWVITSGGPELASIGTGDVLTGMIAAAIARGLGPETAARTAAHLHGRAGASLAPVTTVTATRLLAEIGRFG